One Leptodactylus fuscus isolate aLepFus1 chromosome 11, aLepFus1.hap2, whole genome shotgun sequence genomic window, AGAGATCTCAATGAAATAAAAATTGCCTGGATTCCACAATAAattacagtttgttacaaaaataTCTAATGGCATTTTCaagaaacattaaagggattttctgcccCCATATGCCGGGACCCAACACCGATCAGCAAACGCTCTTCAAATCCCAGAATATATTACGTGGCCCATATGATGATGGATCCCTTACAAATATAGTCTATGAAGCAAGAGCCAGAGGATGGAAACATGTAACATTGACCATAAGAAGTTATGCCATTACTTTTGAGGGGTCGTGAAGGAAAGTTCTTTTGGATCAAACACTTATGGTAGGTCTAAGTAACGTTTCACGTGACGGACAACCTAAGTAGCTGCTATGTTCCCCTGGGTCTAGCACGGCACAAGATCCTTTTTAGTGCCCTTTTCAGAACTTTATTCTTAAGACTGTAGATCATTGGATTGAGCATTGGGACGGCGGCTGTGTTAAAAAGAGCAAAAAGTTTCTTCGACTCCAAGGTGCTACTCAGGTTCGGGGTCAGATATTGACTGTACAGTGTCGTGTATAGTAATATGACCACCATGAGGTGTGAGGAACATGTGTAGAAGGCCTTCATTCTTCCAGAGCTGGAACGTATTCTTAAGATGGCATGTATGATAAATACATAAGACACAAAGATGAGGAGAAATGGCGTCAGCATCATGGTAAGAAGCCCCTCGATGAAGAAGAGTGTTTCAACGATGGCGGTGTCTTCACAAGATATTCTTATGATGgggatgatgtcacagaagaagtGATTGATCTCATTTGAGACATAGCAAGAGAAGCTATTTACCATCCCTACATGGGGAAAAACTTCCAAAAATCCTAAAATCCAACAGGCGGCCGCCAATATCCAACATGTCCTTGGGTTCATGACCAAGTGGTATTGCAGCggcttacagatggccacatagcgGTCGTAACTCATGGCTGTCAATATCGAGAGCTCGGCACATCCCAGCGATCCAAACATGTACATCTGGGCCATGCAAGCGCTGAAGGAAACTGTTTTGTCTCCAGTAATGAAATTGATTAGAATCTTATGTAACGTAATAGTGGAACAACTGATGTCCAGGATAGATAAGTTAGCCAGGAAGAAGTACATGGGCGTGAGGAGCTGAGGGTCTGTACAAGCTACGAGAATGGTCACGTTACTGAATAAGATGACGAGGTAGATCAGGAGAACCAGAAGGAAGATCAGAAGTTGAAGTTGGGGGTCATCGGATATCCCCTTAATAAtgaaatatctgatcggtgtgtGGTTTGTCTGCATTGTGGCCAAATATCCAAATCAAATAGATCTACAATGTGTTACTGTATATCAGTGGATGGATAAGATAAGCCATGCTTACAGGATTAGAAGAACAAAGGGAAATGGCCCTGGGAGAGGCCCATCGAAACAATGGTGGATTTTCATATGGGGTTAATGgggtaattttttaattttttttttaaaaaaaacaatttgttAGATTTTTTCCGTTCCTTTTCCAAATCTTGCCCAAATTTTACACTGAAAGGTAAAGAAAATGATATAAGTAAATAATATAAATGATAAGTTAAAGGggcgttacagtaattttttttaacacataggaggcttaaaataataaaacacatacAGAGTGGGATTAACCTAACCTTTGTTTTCGGCTGGGGTCTCCATTTTGGCCCCTGAAGTAGAGCTCTGCTCATATGGAGCACCAGTCTCTGATtggctgacacactcatacaccgGCAGAAGCCTCAGGACCTGAACAGAGACTTTCCATTGGTTCCTTGGCTGGTCAGAGAGGTGAGTATGCACTGTCGGTTGTAATAAGCCTTcctatgggaaaatccctttaatatcaaaTTATAAAATTATTTAACAAATTAACACACAAACAACGTAGGGCCAATTTTAGCAAATTAACCGAACAAGATGAACAAATCAGAAGACGCAAGAGCAGACGACATGAGACATTACAAAGTGACAAAGACATTAACATATCATACAatactgtcaatgagacttctgcccctctcagcagggattttggcccctcctcatgagtaaactgccccagttgtctcaggtgtgaaggggccttatccagacgccatgtttcagctccttccaataggatttaggtgcgggctcatagaagccacttcagaatagtccaatgttctcctcttagccattcttgtgtgttttgggtcattatcctgttacaagactcATGACCtgagactgagaccaagctttctgacactgggcagcacatgtctctctagaatcccttgatagtcttgagatttccttgtaccctgcacagattcaagacaccctgtgccagatgcagcaaagcggcccaagaacataacagagctcctccatgtctcacagtagggacataacagagcctcctccatgtgtcacagtagggacataacagagcctcctccatgtgtcacagtagggacataacaaagctcctccatgtgtcacagtagggacataacagagctcctccatgtctcacagtagggacagggttattttcaagatatagagctgatgtgccttgccaaacgTTCTAATTTTTGTCTcgcctgtccataggacattctcccagaagctttttggcatgtagtttggttattatcacTTTTGTCAGGTTCaagttatttctttttttttctttttttaatgtagattatgagccccatatagggatatatactgtatatagggatcacaatgtacatttttttcctatcagtatgcctttgtagaatgggtggaaatccacgcaaacacggggagaacatacaaactccttgcagatgttgttcctggtgggattcgaacccaggactccagcgctgcaaggctgtagtgctaaccattggccaccatgttgccccgattccagttatttctgtgaccatcgtggggcttttctttcattaaacgagggggaccaacaattttgcccACATATGCACATACAAACTCGCCACAGTGTGATTTTTTATCGTAGAAAACAACAGAAGTCTTTGAAAGGATTGTGTTAACCCTTTGTGCAACCATGTTGTTATGTGTTACTTTGAGCTTTGCTACATATCTACATTACACATTgagtataaatacatatatatacatacagtatagtttACTGGTATAAGCCGGCATCCCCCTCCCCTGCTGCTTGTTCTGACTGCTGGTCCAGAACAAAGAAGAGAAGATCAGGAGAACTGGAGGAGATTATTAGAAAAGTCCAGCACAGAGGTGTAAAGTAATAGAATATCTCGTGTTATGGTAAGATTTCATTTTGATTTCAAACAGGGATCTCACCTTGTTGTCTGCGATGCTTCAATTCCTAAACACCCTTAGAGGCCAGACCAAATCTACAGATGACTCAAGCTTGAGTGTGAAGCCCCTCACTCCAGTGACCCCCTACAGTCCCATTTATTTATAGTTCCAACCTTAGAAGTCATACTAGAAGACATCACATCTAATCAGAATTATATCAACACATAGAATGCCAAGTAGTGGCGAATACGGAAAGATTAGACATTGTTTGGCCAAATGaccagacactgatgctgagttGACAAGGGGAGACTCTTGTATATGGCTAAATAGGGGGAAGGGAAGGTTATGTATTCAGTCAATAGAGTAACATTAATGTTTAAACATTCTCATATTGCATATTCTTCAACTTTCCATATCATCTTGGGAGCTTTAGTACTGTCCCCTCTGAGATGCCGCCTACTGACGCCTGAGGCAAGATGCTCAATTTGCCTCATGACAAGTAAAGCCCTGTGTTTATGTCATACTTTACTGAATTTTCATAAAATTTCACACCCTCTTATAGACCCCGTAACCTCATTGAGATCTTAAGCCATGCCACTAAATAAAATTGCATGCCATACCCAAAATTATTCAGACCCCCAAATTAACTCAGATCCCAGATTAAGCCCAAAAATGAATTCAGACTGTGGAAGAGACAACCCTGAATTAGAGAGACAGAGACAGGTAACATAGGCTGTACCATAtgttttacattgtttttgtCCTTCGGATCAGTCTTGTACTgtacttacatgggactgccgttAGGTCCTCCGCATGATGACAAGGCAGCCCACACCTGAtacccgtatatatatatatataccattatatataccgtatactgtatatatatatacaccatttaCTATGTGGTAATTAATCCCCCGACCTCATAAGACGACTATGATTAGTAACTATGGGGCAATTATTTCTCGATACATTTGCAGGTATAGAATCTCCTGGGTATTTTCAGACCAATTAAGAAAGGAATGTGGAATCCAATTAATGGAAGTTACTAATTATCAGCAAAAGTAGCCGTACGTCACTatggcatacagacactggggtaTAACATGGATACGGTTTTTGTCATGTTTAAATATCTTtccaaaaattctaaactttgaaaaattctaaaaattcttTTAGTCACAATTACTTGATGACACCTGTAACGTTTTATGTTTccgtatatggagatgtgtagggtggctttttttgttgtacaacctgtagtttttagttatactattttggggtttACCCATGTTTGTGACATCAGTGACATTTGTGGGTGACATCGTACACCTCATGGTCACTGTGGTCACTGCCtaaacctgtgattgggcctcagtaatTACATAGGGTGTGttgacatcatgacactggggtgcatgacatcaccaaaGAGACAGAAGTGGCTGGAAGAGGACCACACTGAGGGAGCACCGGATACTACAAGGATGTCTAGAAGAGATGAGAGAAGGTGAGTTGATCTGTTTATCTTGTTGCCTCCTCTGGACTAAATCATCAGAATGGGAAGCGAAACAAATCTTTAGAGGTTCGCCCAACTCTAGTCACCAGATTCGATTTGGTTCAGATCAGAAGTGACCCAGCTGCCCTGAATGGTCATGTATGACTCTCTGAGGTCATGTTCATTGCCTACATATGATAGACATGGTGGGGGATGTGTGGTTTTGTAGGGATACCAGTAGTGGCAGCAGCCGTACAGTATGGACTGTGATGGCCAGTAGCATCATTCTCCCAGATTTGTATAGCCAGTCTCCACTGTCAACAGTGTCAAATCTATTCATTGGTATCAACTGGCGTTGTCTGATCTATTCTGGATTCATTTTCACAAAGACAATCTTTTCCACACTCGTGGAAGACAGTTTTGACCGTTTTGGAGTGACACCACCACCTGCCATGATGAATACCCTCTCTGATGGTAAACAAGACAATAGACTGATGGGAAATTGGTCCAGTTCCTGACACTGGTCCAAGCTACTGACCCAGAAGTCCATCCAGAGATAGGACACAGTTCAGGAAAAACTGAACCTGGTTGTTGAGGTGGTGTTCATTCTCCATCCTGCACTGTGATGGTTGGCCATAGCCAGTGTCAttggcatcatcatcatcatcatcatcatcatcatcatcatcatgtctGCCACAATATTCCCCTAGCTTTTACTATGAAAACCCCATCACCCCTCAACCACCAACTCCTCCTCGAGTCCtagctcttcatcctcttccttcTCTACTTCTTCCCAAATGTGACGTCGTCTGTGCAGGTCTCCAACAACTATAGTGGGGCAAACAATAGTTGAAGCTGATCTTCCTTCACCACTCCTTGTTGTCTCCTTCCACAATCCATACCACTAGGAACCCTTCTGGGCTAAAGATTCCCACAGGCCTGCCATGGGTGACGTTACTTGGTAAGGAAAATTAATCAAAATAGCAATGATAGTCTTTACTCATAATCAGTTTCTGGTATATTGTATTctcatggtatatatgtatactgcttATACTCGTAACCTGTTTGCAATGCTACTGACATTTTGAAGTCTGGCCTTGCTCCTATATTCCTTTCAAGAATGTTCCCTTATGATCTATTTACTTAGAATCTGTTCTTCCTACCACGATGATGATCAAAAATTGCCCAGGTTACCCAGGAAAGGAATGGCTCCAGATGCACTGAGCATGCCCAGAagtaaggaaaggtgagtattactgTTTGTTGTTTTCTATACCACCCATGGATTTCcacctatacagtacactatcAAGTCTGGAGGGACCACAGGGTATCATCTCTttgacaaaccccaaaagttatAGCCTTGGTTCCAATCCGATACATTTGTAAAATTCAAACTGAATCAGGTTTGATCCGATCCAGTTCACTGATCTCTAATGACCATAAAAAGCTTTGTGATATCTTATCGGActgtaggtcacatgactcagattactgatatctatagaagtctatggagaggggaatgggAGGAGTGAACAGGAAAAGCAAGAGGAAATAGAAGAAATTCAGGTTTAGACTGATGTTAGAGATGAATAGAAGTTGTCTATCTGTATTTGTGTCCTGCATGGTGCTGGGGTTGTTTCTGAAAGAACAGATTCCTTCCATACCTAGTGTgttcagtggggttgagccgatcttgagatttcaggatcgattttacaatttgatttccgatcattttccagctcgatcgctgattgggatccgatctttcccgatcccgatcgctcgaccCTAGTGTTCAGTGAATGGCAGTTCATCTCCATCCACCAGAGAGGACTGCAATTTCCAGACAcaacaaacacacacaaatatacaatATGAACTGTATGTGCAGGTGAATGTTGCTATGGCTTCAATAGATATGCAGAAATAAAAAGTTGCATCAGCGCTGTGCTAGCACCAAGAGTATTGCTTCTCATACCTACTGTATAGAAATGAGAATGACTCTCCTCTCTCTGGGTCTTGACTTCCAATGAATTCTGGCAAATGTATTTCATCCATATTATACATCCAAAGTATTTCTATTACAGCCATGACAATGGTCCCCGTGCACTTACAGTTCATATTGAACTATTGCATTGTGCATTTGGGGAGTGGATGATTCCATTTTGGTCTTGCATGTCACTTGCCATAGGGTTGCCATACGCTCCCCCGAAATTCATTTCAAGCCCCAGgttcagagagagaggagagtatGTGCAATGTATGATAAGTATAATATGGCTAAAATACACTTGCCCTGAATTCTTTGGAGGCAAAGACGACGGAAGAGGAGAGTCATTATAGTGTAGGTCCCATCTAAAGAGGTCGCCTTGTTGCATTTGATCAAAATGttaaccaagaacctcattttcatgtatttgtatatactgtacatcaggtaTTAGCAGTAACGCTCTTGTTATTTGCAGAGCTGTTGCAATTTTTTGGGGTTTGCAGATTCCAGATACAACGTGCTAACAATTGCAGAATATAAATCATATAATGGCCGGTTATAATGTTACTCGCAGGTAACAGCTTATCCTGAATGAAATACATAACAGCCACACTGAAAAGATTTTTAGGACAAAGATATATATTGTGCCATGTTCATCATTTTGGTATTTTTGGCATCCCACCCCAGTCCTGAGGACTCCCATAGTAGGAACTGATATATAATGCTGATATTTTACTAATGATCATGGTAATTGGAATATATGACATGTTATCTATAGCCCAGGCTATAATCACCAATTAGTGTATCAATCTGGCTACTGTGACGAATCCCCGGGGATTAATTAGTACCACTGtgttgtattatatatacacagtataagaGAATAGCGGATCACATGACAGACAAGCCTCGTATGACATCTTGTATCTGTACTGGGAGGGAGATAGATCCAGGACCATCAACTCAGCATATTATTACTTATAAAGACTACATCGCAATAAGACGATTATAGACGCTCCAGGTCTAAGCATATCCATAGGTAAGTGCACAGAGGAAACTTTCCAGTCCGGGGTTTCGCACCATGACTCTCTGTAAATTGCAAATCCTGGGAATGAATCCCAAGTATATGAGTAAAACAATGGCTTCCCATCATTTCCATCTCCAGTTGGTGCCTCACACATGGTAATCATGtccccttttgtgccacagcttGAATCCTTCTTTGCCTATAAACAGCTCAATGATTGCTTTTGTaccatgaaagggttaatgttttcctttctgacagtggaaggctgtgtatcgtaAATCTcagtccagtgcaccagagggcagggtcaGTAATTACGATATACAAAGTATCGGACATCAAAGGAGATCAAAGTAGTTTATCCAGCCCCCGTGGGGTGAGGGGACCTGTGCACCCCCTTGGCCTTTTGGGCCCAGTCAAATAGTGCTACGTTTGTCTCTACAATATACAAGTGTACATAAAGCATGCATTGTAAACTGGAATAAGATAGGGTTAGATAGACTCCTTAAATCTCAAACATATTTTCTTGACCTCTGATTCCCTAGTCTATTTCTCTAGAACATTATGAAGTGCTTGTTGGGTCTGCAGCAAACTTCCCCACTATCCCATACATTTCATCCCTCACCTCTTCACATCCCATAACCTATCCTTCCTGGATGTACCTATAACATGGCTGTCACCCTCTGAAACAGCCCCCTCTGGTAACAATCATGGTGGTGGAGATGACCTTCTCTTACTGTTTCTTCAATCCAACCAGATATCACTCTTCTGATATTCAGTGTCTGCTATATACTCTCTGTTCTTCTCTTGTTTTTTAAAACTCATCCTTAAAAAAACTGAATTCATCATCCAAGTTTCAACCCACCTACCAGAGACGTCAACAAAGTCAATGGCTCCACAATTGTAACAGTCTCTCAAGTCCACCAATAAAACTGATCCCTCTTGGTTTATTAAACCACACAACCAAGCCCTCACCACCTGAAGAACGTCTTGTGACTTATAGGCTCCTATCCTAAGAAAAGTACGAGGTTAAGGCACTATGTGCGTAATCAGAACATGGCCTGTCTATAACGCTTCTTTCTGGTTACGAAAATTTGCTTTGATTTTTACATGTTCAGATGAATTGGGGATATTTGAATGGCTCCTCTTCACAGGGTTCAGTAATATTTCGATATAGGAAgaacagaggtagcagtcacacaTAACCCTGGTGTACGGgatttgctagttgtgcaattttcTAGGCTGCTGTTgtaacaatggaagaagggaagacagagacattGAGTCCTAATCTTGAGCTAGCCTCTGTCCCTAACTagttgccacaactgtcctaatgacagggacaactgggcggcgaccccttctctgaataagtgtacacaATAAgtgtctccgtacgcctatgtaggcacacactctgccTGATGtgcatgattatcccctgaccctggtctctagtctctcactctgccaaatcagtatccctgcgctatgctgaggaggtccaaaagaccgaaacagccctgtccatagctgggaatctgttccttttggaatagaaatactaatttggcaattaaatctgcatcatgatagtaggcttattaactgagtcatgcatgatgttaaggaggctcccctctagagggcggcatacagagtgcactgttctcctaatgacATCCTGAAGAGCATATTTTTTACTAAGTGTACACAGAAAAAGatgggacaaaacaacacagCGAAGCGAAGTCAGCAAGCAAGGGTCAACACCAGAgaaacaaagcagtacaaaatcgtaatccaaaagagtagtcacaaggcaaCCCAAAGATCTTATTTTTTACTAAAAATAAGAAGACATACTATTATAACTAGTGCATAATAGGTGGTGTTCTGTTACAAACGTTGCATTGATCCAGAGGAATTTCAAGATTCCTTTCGATTATCCTATAAAAAAATTCTACTATTTTTAGTTCCTTTTCTCATCTTCCATTTCTTGCAGACCTTAGATCTTAGAGAAGATGCATTCCAACCAGACGACTATCAGATACTTTGTCATAAAAGGGATCACTGATGTTCCAGAGCTTCAGCTTCCCATCTTCCTCATGGTTCTCCTTATCTATCTCCTAACCCTTGGTGGTAACGTGACCCTTCTCATTTTGGTATGTATCGATCGTCATCTCCATACTCCTATGTATTTTTTCCTGGGTAACTTGTCTCTAGTAGACATGTCTTGCTCCTCAGTCACTCTACACAAGATTTTAACAAGTTTCGTCACCCAAGACAAGAGGGTTTCCTATATTTCTTGCATGATACAGATGTACATGTTTGGTTCGTTGACGGGTCATGAGCTACTAATGCTGACAGCAATGAGTTACGACcgctatgtggccatctgtaaccctTTACGATATCACGTGGTTATGAATACGAGGACTTGTAGCCTGTTGGCTTCTACCTGCTGGGTGTGTGGATTTTTGCAAGTCATTCCGCCACTTGGGATCCTCTATAGCTATTCTTGCTattcttccattgaaatcaaccaCTTTTTTTGCGACATTGTTCCACTCATGAGAATTTCTTGCAATGACACTTCTTTCTTAGAAAAGTTGTTCTTCATAGAAGGGTTGCTGGTCCTTAACCTAACTCCATTTCTTCTCACTTTTATTCCCTATGTTTTCATAATTAACACCATATTGAAGATACGGGGCGGTATTGGAAGACGCAAGGCCTTTTACACGTGTTCCTCGCATCTGACGGCCTTCATCTTGCTCTATACAACCCTTGTTGGACAGTATCTGACACCAAACCTTTGGAGCTCCTTGGAATCTAAAAAATATTTTGCTCTTTTTAATACCGCCGCCGTCCCTATGTTAAATCCACTCATCTATAGCTTGAAAAATAAAGACGTGAACAAAGCTTTAAGAAGGAGCTTTGGGCAAGCGAAGCAATATTTAGCGTCATGTTCTATCTCTTTCCTACCTGTAATAGCTCGTAGATCAGAGTCCCGGTTACACATCTGATCCCTACCAGATTGTGCATCTAGGACCAGAATGGGGCATGGAAGCCAAACAGTCTCTTAATAGATGGTGtgaaaattagggttgagccgatcttgacttttcaggatcgattttaaaatccgatttccgatcatttttcattcgaacccgatctcgatcccaattccgatcccaatgcaagtcaatgggatttttttattaatcggagatcggattttaaaagcaatcctattcactatacagcatggaatctaacaattgaacgctttgttagaatccacgctgtgtagtgaatcactaagtagccagaggatttttttttaatcctctgggtacttagtcctccctggtgtccacttacctgcagagatggctgctccggcacccggtgttcttcgcctcactcccattccacgctgctcttctcgcctcgctgccccccgcctcccagattaggagagtgtgggcgggtactgggaggggagacgtcacgtctccccaccctgtacccgcccacactctcctaagccacaagtcccgccttcttagctctttaaacactaacctgggaggcggcagcagcgaggcgaaaaagaaggagaacactgggcaccagagcagccatctctgcaggtaagtagctactagcgatgttagtttagtctcccattagaatgaatggacgcagacggcgggcagggggttaaggctgtgtgccggctgcttccattcattcctatggaaccgcagcggagccttcacactgagtatacactccactcagaatgagaggagcgtatactcagtgtgaaggctaagcaaagcattgtgggaaataatcaccaatcccgatcccacttaaaaagatcgtgctcggaattccgatcgcgatcgtggaaTTTTTTCGAttgtcgatcggaatccgatcttttccgaacacgatcactcaccCTTGTGAAAATGCAACAATGAAAATGGTCCTTGGCTAAGATATGTAAAATGTTATGGCGAACCTTGAGAGATTTGTTGTGCGAATATCTGCAAGATTCCCCTGTAAGTTTTTGTTTGGagtgaagtgctattattatactcagatcccatagtataataaccAGAGGCTAAAGAGTGGTGCAAAAAAATCCAATCACCGATATTCACCTCCCATGTGACCCTGTGGTTTGACCTCCACGCTTTTTGCTTTATTTGACATTTTGGGTTATTGCTGATTGAATCCTGCGATACTCTCAAAAATGAGAAAATTCAGAATGTTGATGTCTTATGGTGGATTCGAAGGATACTGAAAATCATCAATGCCAAATACCATTCATTTAGTTGATTCTAATAAAGAAAAACAGTTGATAATAAGAAAGCCTATAAAtagtcacttaaagggattgtccaggcaaaaatggacattaaATTTATTAACAGGGAGATTTTCTGGCTCAGCTAGAATATTCAAGATAAGACTACACAAATAGTCAATGAATCAATTAACAATCCgacagtctcctcctcctccccctcccctctccatagagaccTGTGTGTGAGATGAATACAGACAGacctctatataaacacacagatagatGGAAGATATGGAAGAGGAGAGGAGTCTAATAAGTAGACAAGGAAACAGATaatcttaataagatatattataaagtttcttatattcacctggactattcatttatgagaagTGGATTTATAAGGGGAGGGACACTTAAAACATTTTGAGAAAAAGTAAATGGGTGCCCCTTCATGATGGCAAAATAAGGTACTTTATGCTCCACCCCCTTTTGGGAAAAATTGGGTAAGCCACATCTCTTTCAGAAACATGACAAAAATTAGGATAGGTGGAAAATATGTAAAATGTGtacaggcatacctcccaacctttgaAAAatggaaagagggacaaaatgagcaGCGCGCTGTgcgtgccatggcaaatttagatcTGCTCACTTTTATGCTGACTCCGTCCATTGTCAttgatttttcatgtgcccccacacagtataattctcctacagtcacccgtacattatatgtccccacattataatgttcccttccaactgctccaagttcctctcctggtgccccagtttaaactggcagaaactagaggggacatgaaactgggacagctggaggggggcattaaacagtgggcaactagaggcaaactgattcccctccagctacacccactgtttaatgtccccttccagttgtccccattttaatgtcccacttaatcccccagtttaattttcaccttcatctgtccccagtttaatatcctcccttcatctgcccaagttCAAGGTCCCCCCacgtctgccccagtttaatgtctccattttatctgcctccagtttaatgtcccccttcctctgcccccagtgtaatgtccccactccatctctgccccagtataatgtccccactccatctctgccccagtataatgtccccactccatctctgccccagtataatgtccccactccatctttgcccccagtataatgtccccactccatctttgcccccagtat contains:
- the LOC142185539 gene encoding olfactory receptor 6C74-like — protein: MQTNHTPIRYFIIKGISDDPQLQLLIFLLVLLIYLVILFSNVTILVACTDPQLLTPMYFFLANLSILDISCSTITLHKILINFITGDKTVSFSACMAQMYMFGSLGCAELSILTAMSYDRYVAICKPLQYHLVMNPRTCWILAAACWILGFLEVFPHVGMVNSFSCYVSNEINHFFCDIIPIIRISCEDTAIVETLFFIEGLLTMMLTPFLLIFVSYVFIIHAILRIRSSSGRMKAFYTCSSHLMVVILLYTTLYSQYLTPNLSSTLESKKLFALFNTAAVPMLNPMIYSLKNKVLKRALKRILCRARPRGT
- the LOC142185540 gene encoding olfactory receptor 8A1-like, whose product is MHSNQTTIRYFVIKGITDVPELQLPIFLMVLLIYLLTLGGNVTLLILVCIDRHLHTPMYFFLGNLSLVDMSCSSVTLHKILTSFVTQDKRVSYISCMIQMYMFGSLTGHELLMLTAMSYDRYVAICNPLRYHVVMNTRTCSLLASTCWVCGFLQVIPPLGILYSYSCYSSIEINHFFCDIVPLMRISCNDTSFLEKLFFIEGLLVLNLTPFLLTFIPYVFIINTILKIRGGIGRRKAFYTCSSHLTAFILLYTTLVGQYLTPNLWSSLESKKYFALFNTAAVPMLNPLIYSLKNKDVNKALRRSFGQAKQYLASCSISFLPVIARRSESRLHI